A single region of the candidate division WOR-3 bacterium genome encodes:
- a CDS encoding GtrA family protein, whose protein sequence is MALNISVQRAVLFFDFKYSLLAAMSAGTLAGLILKYILDKKYIFYYRTKKISHDINKFVLYSFLGGLTTVVFWSVELFFEFCVKLPSSKYIGAVLGLTIGYTLKYFLDKRYVFICS, encoded by the coding sequence ATGGCCTTGAACATATCAGTTCAGAGGGCGGTTCTCTTTTTTGATTTTAAGTATTCCCTCTTGGCGGCTATGTCCGCGGGAACTTTAGCAGGGCTTATACTAAAATACATTCTTGACAAGAAATATATCTTTTACTACAGAACAAAAAAAATTTCACATGACATAAACAAGTTCGTCCTTTACAGTTTTTTAGGAGGACTGACGACCGTTGTTTTTTGGTCTGTTGAACTTTTTTTTGAGTTTTGTGTTAAATTACCCTCTTCAAAATACATTGGAGCTGTGTTGGGGCTCACAATAGGCTATACACTGAAATATTTTTTGGACAAAAGATATGTCTTTATCTGTTCATAG
- a CDS encoding T9SS type A sorting domain-containing protein has product MRKLFAMFLVFLPLVYLTAAVRRPVFENFMNHTCGFCVQYEPNITQFINNHTDSLTVVRYHVNWPSSIDPFYLDNPTDNNGRKDYYGVGGVPDNYMDGQINVSYPPTPQALENAYIGAMSEPSYVEIILGGTIDLSTKEGTLNAQIIAEEEPGPGQYYLHIAAVSKNVPYSSGNFSSFSYPMRQMYPYYGGTAVDFSGVFPDTLEKNVNFQLDTTWWHYDENEIFFAVWLQSGVLPYRHIYQSSVIDISELEPVGVEENPNVVAGQTGFLNVYPNPAVNSARIVFSVPFSQETRIDIIDLSGRIVKNFTLNPSDEKEVDFVADLSDLSAGAYIVNIVSGEKVISGSLKITR; this is encoded by the coding sequence ATGAGAAAGCTTTTTGCAATGTTTTTGGTTTTTTTGCCTCTGGTTTATTTAACCGCGGCTGTCAGAAGGCCTGTTTTTGAAAACTTCATGAATCATACATGCGGCTTTTGCGTTCAATATGAACCAAATATAACTCAGTTTATAAACAATCATACTGACAGTTTGACAGTTGTTCGATATCATGTTAACTGGCCTTCTTCCATCGACCCTTTCTATCTTGACAACCCCACTGATAACAATGGGAGAAAAGACTATTATGGGGTCGGTGGTGTCCCGGACAACTACATGGACGGACAGATAAACGTTAGCTATCCTCCAACTCCTCAAGCTCTTGAAAACGCCTATATAGGCGCGATGTCAGAGCCCTCCTACGTAGAAATCATACTTGGTGGAACTATCGACCTTTCAACTAAAGAGGGGACTTTAAACGCGCAGATAATAGCAGAAGAAGAACCCGGACCCGGCCAGTACTATCTTCATATAGCTGCAGTTTCAAAAAACGTCCCCTATTCTTCAGGGAACTTTTCGTCGTTTTCTTATCCGATGAGGCAGATGTATCCTTATTACGGAGGTACAGCGGTGGACTTTTCAGGTGTTTTCCCCGACACTTTGGAGAAAAACGTGAACTTCCAGCTTGACACGACTTGGTGGCACTACGACGAAAACGAAATATTTTTTGCGGTTTGGCTTCAATCCGGAGTTCTCCCTTACAGACATATCTATCAGAGCTCTGTAATTGATATTTCCGAACTTGAACCTGTCGGCGTCGAGGAAAACCCAAACGTTGTTGCGGGGCAGACAGGCTTTTTAAATGTGTATCCGAACCCGGCGGTAAATTCCGCGAGAATTGTATTTTCCGTGCCTTTTTCTCAAGAGACAAGGATAGATATAATAGACCTTTCTGGAAGAATCGTGAAAAATTTCACTCTTAACCCTTCGGATGAAAAGGAAGTCGATTTTGTGGCGGACTTGTCCGATCTTTCCGCAGGAGCTTATATTGTAAATATCGTGAGCGGAGAAAAGGTTATATCCGGATCATTGAAAATTACGCGGTGA
- a CDS encoding sodium:solute symporter family protein, whose protein sequence is MSYFIIALYILVIFFISALAKKKTSSSPFDYFIAGRSFGGAVLFFTLAATNFSAFFFLGFAGAAWKYGFGQYGVMAIGTSLVPFAFYFIGKKAWKLSKEKNYMTLPELVGGEFESPLLKKLFLTVLVISTLPYLYTQALGGGIILSSILGFDFVREGACISIFLVGITVVLGGMRGTAWTDVFQGVFMTVAIVTAMIFVAKSLGGFQNAGNSAYLISPSHFSRPGPENFFTGQKWITLIILWTFVNPVFPHIFTRFFAAKNIQALKTSLWLYPLLVGVLFLPPVLIGVWARGTSITFSSPDSVLPAMVENFAPNFIYALTMTGALAALMSTADSQLLSVSTMLAKDLIKTKNEIALGKIFTILICVAVCGMSWAGMSSKTAIFNFLVGTTFSALAAAFPAVFCALYFKSVGRITALISLITGEAAVVGIFFKFIPTMGMADGVAAGSVSVFFLLFSLAVKKIAGK, encoded by the coding sequence ATGAGTTACTTTATAATCGCCTTATACATACTCGTAATATTTTTTATTTCCGCCTTAGCGAAAAAAAAAACCTCTTCATCTCCTTTTGATTATTTTATAGCCGGGAGATCTTTCGGAGGGGCAGTCCTTTTTTTCACTCTCGCTGCAACGAATTTTTCGGCTTTTTTCTTTCTCGGTTTCGCTGGCGCAGCCTGGAAATACGGTTTCGGGCAATATGGTGTAATGGCTATAGGCACTTCTTTGGTTCCTTTCGCTTTCTATTTTATTGGTAAAAAAGCGTGGAAACTCAGCAAAGAAAAAAACTACATGACTTTACCTGAACTTGTCGGCGGTGAGTTTGAAAGTCCATTGCTGAAAAAATTATTTTTAACAGTTTTAGTCATTTCAACCCTTCCCTACCTATACACACAGGCATTAGGTGGGGGAATTATTCTTTCCTCTATTCTTGGATTTGACTTTGTCAGGGAAGGAGCTTGCATATCGATATTTTTGGTAGGAATCACAGTCGTTTTAGGCGGGATGAGGGGAACAGCGTGGACTGACGTTTTTCAGGGCGTTTTTATGACGGTGGCGATAGTAACAGCGATGATTTTCGTTGCAAAATCGCTTGGGGGATTTCAAAACGCCGGAAACTCCGCTTATTTGATCTCTCCCTCTCATTTTTCAAGGCCGGGACCTGAAAATTTTTTTACAGGACAGAAATGGATCACCCTGATCATACTGTGGACTTTTGTGAACCCTGTTTTCCCACATATTTTCACCCGTTTCTTCGCGGCCAAGAATATCCAAGCTTTAAAGACATCCCTATGGTTGTACCCCCTTCTCGTCGGGGTTCTTTTCCTCCCCCCTGTTTTAATAGGAGTTTGGGCGAGAGGAACTTCAATAACCTTCTCTTCACCAGACTCCGTCCTTCCTGCCATGGTTGAAAATTTCGCTCCAAATTTCATTTATGCTCTGACGATGACAGGCGCTCTCGCAGCTTTGATGTCCACAGCGGATTCTCAACTTCTATCGGTCTCCACGATGCTCGCCAAAGATTTGATCAAGACGAAAAATGAAATCGCCCTGGGAAAAATATTTACGATTTTAATCTGCGTTGCCGTTTGTGGTATGTCTTGGGCGGGCATGAGTTCAAAAACAGCAATATTCAATTTTCTCGTAGGGACGACATTTTCTGCTTTGGCTGCCGCTTTTCCAGCCGTATTTTGCGCGCTTTATTTCAAAAGTGTCGGCAGAATTACCGCCTTGATATCTCTTATAACCGGCGAAGCCGCTGTTGTCGGGATATTTTTCAAATTCATTCCCACAATGGGAATGGCAGACGGGGTTGCCGCCGGGTCTGTTTCTGTTTTCTTTTTACTCTTTTCCCTCGCGGTAAAAAAAATTGCCGGCAAATAA
- a CDS encoding DUF4230 domain-containing protein, translating to MLKKYSLVITLAFLIVLSISILFGSLLIKNRGKKKVVSTLEVLRSEQLIFLVTDKIVTQVIVQVDNSHWLTGTDKSLIYTVVRIYYGVDLKKLTENDLKKSGDTVFVKIPDPEILDISVNLTDVSVFESKSGIVRLVDLIKGENTALNLLEEFEIQARRLAEEEGMLPSREKILMNLNSFAPLFSEQTEFTIIFI from the coding sequence ATGCTGAAAAAATATTCATTAGTGATAACCCTTGCTTTCTTAATTGTTTTGTCGATCTCAATTCTCTTTGGTTCTTTGCTTATAAAAAACCGGGGTAAAAAAAAAGTTGTTTCTACCCTAGAAGTCTTGAGATCCGAACAGCTGATTTTTCTGGTGACAGACAAAATTGTAACTCAGGTCATAGTACAAGTTGACAACAGTCATTGGCTGACCGGTACGGACAAATCGCTAATTTACACTGTGGTCAGGATATATTACGGAGTGGATCTGAAAAAACTGACCGAAAATGATTTGAAAAAATCCGGAGACACCGTTTTCGTCAAAATACCTGACCCTGAAATCTTGGATATCTCGGTCAACTTGACCGATGTAAGCGTTTTCGAAAGCAAATCAGGAATTGTCAGACTCGTCGATCTGATAAAGGGAGAAAACACAGCTCTCAACCTGCTCGAAGAGTTTGAAATTCAGGCGAGAAGACTGGCTGAAGAAGAGGGTATGCTGCCTTCAAGAGAAAAAATATTGATGAACCTCAATTCTTTCGCTCCCCTGTTTTCCGAACAAACAGAATTCACCATTATCTTCATATAA
- a CDS encoding HIT domain-containing protein has product MKRLWAPWRSKYISNVDNINECIFCRAAKEPDPKKTFRLLLTGKSLVILNLYPYNSGHILVSPIRHEGSFENLTTEELTDMNICIKEVLRALKNKFKPDGFNIGANLGRTAGAGIPGHFHMHIVPRWNGDTNFMPILGETKVVSMSPEETWHSLIDEIHV; this is encoded by the coding sequence ATGAAACGTCTATGGGCACCTTGGAGAAGCAAATACATTTCAAACGTCGACAACATAAATGAATGCATATTCTGCCGTGCTGCTAAGGAGCCTGATCCGAAAAAAACATTCAGGCTTCTTTTGACCGGTAAATCTTTGGTTATACTCAATCTCTACCCATACAATTCCGGACACATTCTGGTGTCTCCCATAAGGCATGAAGGTTCTTTTGAAAATCTTACGACAGAAGAACTCACCGACATGAATATATGCATAAAAGAAGTTTTAAGAGCGTTGAAGAATAAATTCAAACCAGACGGATTCAATATTGGAGCCAATTTAGGCAGAACCGCTGGAGCTGGAATACCGGGACATTTTCACATGCACATAGTCCCCAGGTGGAACGGTGACACGAATTTCATGCCTATTCTTGGAGAAACCAAAGTAGTTTCAATGTCTCCTGAGGAAACCTGGCACAGCCTCATCGATGAAATCCATGTCTGA